The following proteins are encoded in a genomic region of Polynucleobacter paludilacus:
- a CDS encoding DNA primase family protein, which produces MSFVYSRGINKFDNAPTQLTVASFNEFADAVANDKSLTKGQAYICAALSKGVHYERPNDFIGVEHWRLANYGQPRRFLAFDFDGFESPSVFNNTCDFFSQFNCLIYTTASHTEDSPRARALVELTREILPAEGEQLGAAAEKLIESSIGILLINFDSSVYRATQPIYTPLITSKIIRFKGSSLSVDEILKKYSLNVGPTYKNLTPVLDVHSSTPETHENIERLESALSAIPADIDRKTWCNILYSIKAHGFQCGEQRARDWSKTAGNYDKKINPQGYSEKAFDDVWKYSPQSMGTGTLYHHAKQYGWSGYQKELFPLIQKSNDLDTFGDVFNGRFFANEFRGKMIYCYPKSKWLKFNETRWEWCEKGEALQAAKNIASEIAKHAGIVFGKDPANSNSKKLIQHAQNSQNINRLEAMLQTAASEPDMGIGSLGELDKDPMLLGCKNGVIDLKSGARLKPVPSMLITREVSANYDPSAKCPTWLDFLNQCFLGDADTIDYIQKALGYSLTGLVSEEVLHFCFGMGRNGKSVFANVLTKIMGDYAMTAPAEMLMRRDRSSATNDIARLCGARLVLANETRSDQRFDDLTIKTLVSTERISARFLHQEFFQFWPTFKIWIRGNHKPVITDDSNGAWRRIRLIPFENNIPEEMADPNLEEKLLAERDGILLWMVQGASKWHAERLKPSAQIKVASNQYRAECDILGEFISEKCILDPQQKISQPHLWGQWEVWAQQNGCFRGSKKTFTKRLKERGIGADGYIAKERAYTGIAMI; this is translated from the coding sequence ATGTCTTTTGTATATTCACGGGGTATAAACAAATTTGATAATGCCCCCACTCAATTAACAGTTGCCAGCTTTAATGAATTCGCTGATGCAGTAGCAAATGATAAAAGTCTCACTAAGGGACAAGCCTATATATGCGCAGCCCTATCCAAAGGCGTGCACTACGAAAGACCTAATGACTTCATTGGAGTTGAGCACTGGCGACTTGCTAACTACGGACAGCCCCGTCGATTCCTAGCCTTTGATTTTGATGGTTTTGAGAGTCCCAGTGTATTTAACAATACCTGTGATTTTTTTAGTCAATTTAATTGCCTGATTTATACAACTGCCTCTCATACGGAAGATTCACCCAGAGCTAGAGCACTCGTTGAGTTAACCCGGGAAATTCTTCCGGCGGAGGGCGAGCAATTAGGGGCGGCGGCAGAAAAACTTATTGAATCAAGCATTGGAATCCTATTAATTAATTTCGACTCATCTGTGTATCGTGCAACTCAGCCCATATACACACCTCTAATAACATCCAAAATTATTAGATTCAAAGGAAGCTCACTATCAGTTGATGAAATATTAAAAAAATACTCTTTAAATGTAGGACCTACATACAAAAATTTAACGCCGGTGCTAGATGTACATTCATCCACTCCAGAAACCCACGAAAATATCGAAAGATTAGAATCTGCACTATCCGCAATTCCAGCCGATATTGATAGAAAAACTTGGTGCAATATTCTTTACTCTATAAAAGCGCATGGATTTCAGTGCGGAGAACAAAGGGCAAGGGATTGGTCAAAAACTGCTGGTAACTATGATAAAAAAATAAACCCACAGGGATATAGTGAAAAAGCATTTGATGACGTTTGGAAATATTCACCACAATCAATGGGCACTGGAACTCTATACCACCATGCAAAGCAATATGGCTGGAGCGGGTATCAGAAAGAATTGTTTCCATTAATCCAAAAATCCAATGATTTAGATACATTTGGCGACGTATTTAATGGGCGCTTTTTTGCAAATGAGTTTAGAGGAAAAATGATCTATTGCTACCCAAAGTCTAAGTGGCTAAAGTTCAACGAAACTCGATGGGAATGGTGCGAAAAGGGAGAGGCGCTGCAGGCAGCAAAGAATATTGCCTCAGAAATTGCTAAGCATGCGGGGATAGTATTTGGCAAAGATCCCGCTAACTCAAACTCAAAGAAACTAATCCAACACGCACAAAATTCTCAGAACATAAATCGTCTAGAGGCAATGCTACAAACTGCGGCGTCTGAGCCAGATATGGGGATTGGTAGCTTAGGAGAGCTTGATAAAGACCCAATGTTATTGGGCTGTAAAAACGGTGTGATTGATTTAAAAAGTGGTGCTCGCCTGAAACCAGTTCCCTCGATGCTCATCACAAGAGAAGTATCGGCAAATTACGATCCTAGTGCCAAGTGCCCAACATGGCTAGACTTTCTAAATCAATGCTTCCTTGGTGATGCGGATACGATCGACTATATACAAAAAGCACTTGGGTACTCTCTAACAGGATTGGTATCTGAGGAAGTTCTGCACTTTTGCTTTGGAATGGGGCGTAATGGTAAATCAGTTTTTGCAAATGTTCTAACCAAGATTATGGGCGACTATGCAATGACTGCTCCAGCAGAGATGTTGATGAGACGAGATAGAAGTAGTGCAACTAATGATATTGCCAGGCTTTGTGGAGCAAGACTTGTTTTGGCAAATGAGACCAGAAGCGACCAAAGATTTGATGACTTAACCATTAAAACCTTAGTAAGCACCGAAAGGATTTCGGCGCGATTTTTACATCAAGAATTTTTTCAATTTTGGCCAACTTTTAAAATTTGGATCCGAGGAAACCATAAGCCCGTAATTACAGATGACTCTAATGGGGCTTGGCGAAGAATCAGACTAATACCCTTTGAAAATAATATTCCAGAAGAAATGGCAGACCCTAATCTAGAGGAAAAACTGCTTGCTGAAAGGGATGGGATTTTGCTCTGGATGGTTCAGGGTGCATCCAAATGGCATGCTGAGAGACTAAAACCTTCGGCACAAATTAAAGTTGCCAGCAATCAATATAGAGCGGAGTGCGATATTTTGGGTGAATTTATTTCTGAAAAATGTATTCTCGATCCCCAACAAAAAATCTCACAGCCTCATCTCTGGGGTCAGTGGGAGGTGTGGGCACAACAGAACGGCTGCTTTCGTGGGAGTAAAAAAACATTCACTAAGCGTCTGAAAGAACGAGGTATAGGGGCAGATGGGTATATAGCTAAGGAGAGGGCTTACACAGGAATTGCAATGATTTAG